The following coding sequences lie in one Apium graveolens cultivar Ventura chromosome 1, ASM990537v1, whole genome shotgun sequence genomic window:
- the LOC141673119 gene encoding carboxylesterase 1-like, which translates to MAPTTTAAENTKPAVIDPFSYFGIVLNADGTLTRNDGPLSAPTAFDPSLSPVYTEDITFNKSNKTGVRLYIHQKALESTSSSELLPVFVYFHGGGFIIGSPASPVYHNFCSFIAVELPALIVSVDYRLGPEHRLPAAYHDCVDALQWIKTAPHEWLKKFGDLSNCYIMGASAGANIAYHIPAFLRDVDLMPLKIKGMILIHPFFSGTKRTESELRLVDDQVLPLIVNDMTWDLSLPDGSDRDHEYCNPTVESELSACDWIKKAGWRVLVKGCGGDPLIDRQMGLVKWMQQQKIEVVSKFDEGGCHIIELIDPSNAKALCLAIKNLMSSAA; encoded by the coding sequence ATGGCACCAACAACTACAGCAGCAGAAAACACAAAGCCTGCAGTTATCGATCCTTTTTCCTACTTTGGAATCGTCTTGAATGCCGATGGCACACTTACGCGTAATGATGGACCCCTAAGCGCCCCTACCGCATTCGATCCCAGCCTCTCTCCGGTTTACACTGAAGATATTACTTTTAACAAATCAAACAAGACAGGGGTCCGTTTGTACATACACCAAAAAGCCCTGGAATCCACTTCCTCCAGTGAGCTTTTGCCGGTCTTTGTTTACTTTCATGGTGGCGGATTTATCATAGGCAGTCCAGCCTCACCTGTCTATCATAATTTTTGCTCATTTATTGCTGTTGAACTACCTGCTTTAATCGTATCAGTTGACTATCGTCTTGGACCTGAGCATCGCCTTCCTGCAGCTTACCATGATTGCGTAGATGCCCTGCAGTGGATCAAAACTGCCCCACACGAATGGCTAAAAAAATTTGGTGACTTATCCAATTGTTACATTATGGGTGCCAGTGCAGGCGCAAACATAGCTTATCATATACCTGCATTCTTGAGAGACGTTGATCTTATGCCGCTGAAAATCAAAGGGATGATATTGATTCATCCTTTTTTTAGTGGGACTAAGAGAACTGAATCAGAATTAAGACTTGTTGATGATCAGGTGTTGCCATTGATTGTGAATGATATGACGTGGGATTTGTCATTGCCTGATGGTTCTGATCGTGATCACGAGTATTGTAATCCGACGGTTGAGAGTGAGTTAAGTGCATGTGATTGGATAAAGAAGGCGGGGTGGAGAGTTCTGGTGAAGGGATGTGGCGGTGACCCATTGATAGACCGTCAGATGGGACTGGTTAAGTGGATGCAACAGCAAAAAATTGAAGTTGTGAGCAAGTTTGATGAGGGTGGTTGTCATATTATTGAGTTGATCGATCCATCCAATGCTAAGGCTCTGTGTTTGGCTATTAAGAATCTTATGTCTTCTGCTGCTTAG